The DNA sequence gttactgcatatgtcagaagaCTAAACTGGGAGCTTTTGTTTGTTAACttcctaataaaagacaagttgtctagtccgttcactattttatttaaggactaaattgcaataataaacatatgtttaatgtaccctaagattttttgttaaaataaagccaataatgcacttttttgtggtcctttCTATTTAGAATAGTATCAAAAAGTtcggaaaagtattgaaatacattttggtacaggtcccggtaccaaaatattggtattgggacaacactagtaagaaCAGAATTTGTCGGTTGATTCTTTGACTACCTTAGTAGTCATTTTTTCACTGGAGAGATTAGTCTTTACGATGCAGCCAAGATAGGTAATCTCATTGttgtttgttataatattgtcacCCACTTTGACTGTGAAGTTATCTACTTTTCTGAGGTTAGGAATTGACCCTAAAACATGTGTACTTGCAAGTACCAGGCGAGTCTTAATTTGCCAGTTTGTCATTGAAAGCCTTGCTAGTCTAGGTCTTGAGGATTGTAGCTTCGCTTGTTTTGTGGTCGTCAGCCTCAGTTCTATGTTCTTTATGGGTACAGAAAATCATTGAATGATCACTTAAGCTgcatacagtagttccacttgtgctgatcttagactggtcagaagtaacaacgaggactatgaaggtttaaaaggactcactcaccctggtagtttgcttaatgagctaagtgagacaatgttgatggcacagcttagtgaaggttttaaaaatgggtgcatcctttcaggacatatctgtgttccagtccccaagaagatgtaaacctgtatcaacatgtttaccgtacacaaaactcacacactcaccaaaTACATTTTACACTGTAATCAGATCTAATTAGTTATcatttcacttcctgattctgacttacatgcaacaataagtgaaagtaaacatttattttcaatagccaaagtagtcaacacttgatttattaaaagaacataaagaacataaaggtgactgactttccttcagcgtgttGTAGATTTtctccaattcctaaagaggaattgttgatggagatactccataaaacagcacatagtaaaacatgtttttgttaaaagttCCTTTTGGCCCAGCCAACAAAATGGCCACCCAAAAGTATTCTGCATGATAACAAAAACataccatgaatgtttttttaagtgattttggaattagatttgttttatttccatgatatttAAGTTATGGTaatgacggcgtggcgaagttggtagagtggccgtgccagcaatcggagggttgctggttactggggttcaatccccaccttctaccatcctagtcacgtccgttgtgtccttgggcaagacacttcaccccttgctcctgatcgctgctggttagctgccttgcatggcagctcccgccatcagtgtgtgaatgtgtgtgtgtgaatgtggaaatactgtcaaagcgctttgagtaccttgaaggtagaaaagcgctgtacaagtataacccatttatcatttatcatttgacAATctcaatatttacacactttacatcagtgagtgtaaagttaagaatgcctcaatcaatgctgcctcgtaCTTATAAAACTTTTCAAATTGACCCCCATTAAAtgtccaagtctgtttttgtacccACTGTACCACTTGTTAATACATTTTAGGACAAAAGGTGGTATTTcctgtttttattggttgtttagctacacacttttaacacaacacacaaaagaacacaaataatgtaattgtgttaacagtgtcagtccaaaactatttctattctctctgtATCTTATTTACTTATGTACCCAACAGATGTccagcagcccccccacattatagaggaagaggaggatccacagacCACCcaaattaaagaggaagaggcggatccacagcccacccacatgaaagaggaagaggaggatccacagcccacccacatgaaagaggaagaagaggatccacagcccacccacatgaaagaggaagaagatgatccacagcccacgcacattaaagaggaagaggaggatccacagcccacctacatgaaagaggaagaggaggatccacacatgaaagaggaagaggaggatccccacatgaaagaggaagaggaggatccacacatgaaagaggaagaggagggagagtgtcctgtagggcaggaggaggatgatgtcagcaagtttccactgactgttgtctctgtgaagactgaagagcatgaagacaaagcacctgagtcctcacagcttcatcacagtccaagtaagcacatatcattttattctcagggcattcaatccatcacaactggactgttcactttgtcttagaagactcatccaagtaggcttcatcacttcatgctcatacacttcaagtcttaaatctaatcattggaatttagaggggaactgcactttttggggggattttttctatcgttcacaatcattataaaagacatgacgatggatatatATTGTTTCaaaatcacattctaactcataaatgtaaataaatgtccacttgcaatgaagccaatgggaggttctctataaccatccaaaaagtgccaacaatactccatttgcattttgtggcttgaatagcaagcaagtattagtgatattgttattataagtgctaacgcagacaaactatttatagcttgtgTGTTTATGTTGACATCAGCGGCTGGTGAGCTCCTTCCTCACCTCGGTACTGGTGAAAGATTATTCCAGATCATGaatcgtgcctctcacctggatagtaaaaaGGATGAGGTCgtactctgacaagttggtatcgtttgtcagccaatttagacccgaacGACCTAAAAAGACGCTTGACGTCACCCCCCTTTTCCGTTCGAGGATTATgagtaattcttcatctaaacggtaaTATAACTAGATTCTATCAGTCTGCGTCatagtgacagcagaccttgtacagtaagtgatgttttattatgtttgttggctctcaggaagtctgcagtgtgtaatattcagtgatgttaaataaaaaaaagcgaacgttgtgatgcgtttttaaaaTTATTGCGCTAATGagcaaaaatgtgtaaatattacatctttTAAAAAAATGCCCCTGTTACTAAATGTCATATATACCTactgcatgtaccgtattttccgcactataaggcgcacctaaaaaccacaaattttctcaaaagctaacagtgcgccttataacccggtgcgctttattacgattcattttcataaagtttcgatctcgcaacttcggtaaacagccgccatcttttttcccggtagaacaggaagcgcttcttcttctacgcaagcaaccgccaaggtaagcacccgcccccatagaacaggaagcgcttcttcttctactgtaagctaccgcccgcccccggaagaagaagaaaaaacgcgcggatatcaccgtacgtttcatttcctgtttacatctgtaaagaccacaaaatggctcctactaagcgatccggttcataaaaagacgcaatctctccatccgcacacggattactaccgtatttcacagcaactgatattcctgtgaaccgcactgtggaacgggagcacgtacggtgaatattcgcaccacagggaatgagaagtcatccttcactgtggttctagcttgccatgctaacttccacccatggtgatattcaaaaggaagaccttgccaaaagagacctttccagccggcgtcatcataaaagctaactcgaagggatggatggatgaagaaaagatgagcgagtggttaagggaagtttacgcgaagaggccgggtggcttttttcacacagctccgaaggcgaacacaccttcactaagacgggcagacagcgccggacgacatacgccaacatttgccagtggatcgtaaatgcctgggcagatatttcggtcacaactgtggtccgagctttccggaaggcaggattcacagaacaacagcgacactgactcccgatgacttcgacgagacggaaccggccattttggataccacgcttgcgcaacttttcaattcggacaccgaagacgaagaattcgaaggatttacgaatgaagaataacttcagaaggtgagcgctatgtttattttgtgtgttgtgacattaacgttcgagcaacattatgttactattgctctacaccattttgaattttactatgtttgtgattgcacatttgcgtacattttgggacagagttgttagaacgctggttttcaatatattattaaagtttgactgaactatctgactgtttttttgacattcactttagcgcagcgtttttttgacattcactttagcgcagcgtaggcgcggcttatagtccggggcggcttattggtggacaaaattatgaaatatgtaattcatagaaggtgcggctaataatccggtgcgccttatagtgcggaaaatacggtacataaaaccttaatggaggtgtttggatgtttttaagttctttataggcagaatagtgcAACTCTAATATcctctattgtaagcagacttttgatcgtatttatttactatttaaaatgcataacaaagaaaaaatgtgtgttcttgataggcaaaatacatttaaaaagtgtGGTTCCCTTTTAAGTGAAAAGAAGTAAACGAGACAGTTGATGTTCCTCTCggtttgtaacaatgtgtgattgattgattgattgaaggagttatgagaagtttgcataggaaaggCTACACTTTCATGacggtacacattcactgctacaaaaaagcctgagatggtttcagttgaaatattttttttaaactctcacAGAACACAGTACTATGtagaaagtagacaaaaataCTGCACGAAagtca is a window from the Nerophis lumbriciformis linkage group LG28, RoL_Nlum_v2.1, whole genome shotgun sequence genome containing:
- the LOC133570617 gene encoding uncharacterized protein, yielding MSTLHMLRALVDQRLTAAVEEIFVVLERTIAEYEAELSRTKEENKLLLDAVFKKHQVVLHRTDVQQPPHIIEEEEDPQTTQIKEEEADPQPTHMKEEEEDPQPTHMKEEEEDPQPTHMKEEEDDPQPTHIKEEEEDPQPTYMKEEEEDPHMKEEEEDPHMKEEEEDPHMKEEEEGECPVGQEEDDVSKFPLTVVSVKTEEHEDKAPESSQLHHSPSKHISFYSQGIQSITTGLFTLS